A window of Onychostoma macrolepis isolate SWU-2019 chromosome 01, ASM1243209v1, whole genome shotgun sequence contains these coding sequences:
- the sp6 gene encoding transcription factor Sp6 — MAHPYDPWLRAGPPQEEVSVSGWWDMHAGAAAGWMDLQGAGLGPGPVQGGSMSSYTPETQMCSAHSGLHYPPEGFKMEPLAQDLLPLAQASSSYSAEEQQDAAGASARPKSQRRAGSRAPGQASCRCPNCLSAESLGNAGDKRKHLHNCHIPGCGKAYVKTSHLKAHLRWHSGDRPFVCNWLFCGKRFTRSDELQRHLQTHTGAKRFGCSSCPRVFLRADHLAKHMRVHESPSPAAEETRSAATATATSLLRVKTESENCDDDATVANG; from the coding sequence atggCCCACCCGTATGACCCCTGGTTGCGTGCGGGGCCGCCGCAGGAGGAGGTGAGCGTGTCTGGCTGGTGGGACATGCACGCCGGAGCAGCCGCAGGCTGGATGGACCTGCAGGGGGCGGGGCTGGGGCCGGGGCCAGTGCAGGGCGGCTCCATGAGCTCCTACACACCTGAGACGCAGATGTGCTCCGCCCACTCCGGCCTGCACTACCCACCCGAGGGCTTCAAGATGGAGCCGCTGGCGCAGGATCTGCTGCCGCTGGCGCAGGCCTCCTCCTCGTACTCCGCGGAGGAGCAGCAGGATGCCGCAGGAGCTTCCGCTCGACCGAAATCGCAGCGTCGCGCCGGCAGTCGTGCTCCCGGCCAGGCCTCCTGCCGCTGTCCCAACTGCCTGAGCGCCGAGTCTCTGGGGAACGCCGGCGACAAGCGCAAGCACCTGCACAACTGCCACATCCCTGGCTGCGGGAAAGCCTACGTGAAGACGTCGCACCTCAAGGCGCACCTGCGCTGGCACAGCGGCGACCGGCCCTTCGTCTGCAACTGGCTGTTCTGCGGCAAGCGCTTCACGCGCTCGGACGAGCTGCAGCGCCACCTGCAGACGCACACCGGCGCCAAGCGCTTCGGCTGCAGCTCGTGCCCGCGGGTCTTCCTGCGCGCAGACCACCTGGCCAAACACATGCGCGTGCACGAGTCACCGAGCCCAGCAGCCGAGGAGACTCGATCCGCGGCGACCGCGACAGCGACATCACTGCTCAGAGTGAAGACTGAATCGGAGAACTGCGACGACGACGCGACGGTAGCGAACGGCTAA